The Fulvia fulva chromosome 1, complete sequence region CAGCCATCCGAGATACGGTGCCAGACACCAGCCTGATACTTCGTCGACTTGGCCCCAGATGTATGCCAGATAGCCAACGACACCAGTCAGAGTGACGATGTCGACGGCAGCTTCGATGGGTCGCTTGAGGCCGAAGAACAGTGGCATCCAGACCAGGTTAAGCCCCAACTGGATCGTGTAGAGGGTCGCGCCGTGCTGTCATAGCATATCAGCACACCGACCTTCCGCGCGACAGATCTATACATGACCTACCTTGGCCAATGCTACTTTGCTAGGGTCAATGCTGCTTGATGCAGTTGACCACGCACGATATGCGGAGTATCCCATCAAGCCATAGAGCGTGGTCCAGGCGGGTCCAAACACC contains the following coding sequences:
- a CDS encoding Translocator, with amino-acid sequence MMTYIPSLTLPSILFEQPAAAILLPIAAGTAVGFATRPKDTQKTYLALRQPPLRPPPWVFGPAWTTLYGLMGYSAYRAWSTASSSIDPSKVALAKHGATLYTIQLGLNLVWMPLFFGLKRPIEAAVDIVTLTGVVGYLAYIWGQVDEVSGWCLAPYLGWLAFANYLTFGVGYLNDWDFSNKEARRPAGGKDSTFNTETSKNR